From the Haladaptatus sp. DJG-WS-42 genome, the window CACCATCGTTCCGGGCGTGTGGGAAGTCGGACCGTTCTTCTTCGTGGCAGAACAGGTGTATCTGTTCGTCGTCGCACTCGTCGCACTTGGCCTCCTCTTTGCGATTATCAAGTACACTCGCCTCGGCATGGCGATGCGTGCAGTTGCCCAAGACCAGAACACGGCAAAGCTCATGGGCGTGCGTTCTGACCGCATCTACGCCATCACCTTCGGTATCAGCGCGGCGCTTGCCGGACTCGCAGGCGCGTTGCTCGCACCGATTTTCAACATCTATCCCTCCGTTGGCTGGCAGCCGTTCTTGCTCGCGTTCATCGTGGTCATCATCGGCGGGCTCGGGAGCGTCCGTGGCACGCTGATTGCGGCGCTGCTCATCGGTGTCCTTCGCAGTGTGAGCCTCACGTTCACGTCGAGTCAGCAAACCTCGATGTTGCTCTTCCTTGCGATGATTGTGATTCTGATTGTGAAGCCAACCGGCATTGGAGGCGTGATTGACGGATGAGCCTCGCCGAATCACTCCGCCTGACGGTTTCGCGGACACAGACCCGACTCAAAGAAGACCTCGTCGGGCCGAAAGGCATTATCGCCGCATTTGGCATCCTGTTAGCGCTCGCTGCACCGTTCGTGCTCCGCGAGTTCCAGTTGAGTGTCACGCTCCAGATACTCATCTTCATCCTCGCCGTCTCCAGTTGGAACCTTCTCGCTGGCTACTTCGGCATGTTCAGTTTCACGCACGCGGCGCTCTATGGCGTTGGTGCGTACGCGACGGTCATCTCTGCCGCCGAATTCGGCATTCCACCGCTCGTGGCACTGGCCATCGGCGGGCTGGTCGCCGGGCTGTTCAGTCTCCCGATTACGATTCCTGCGCTCCGGCTGAGCGGGTCGTATCTCGCGATGGTGACGCTCGCGTTCGCAGAAATCATCCACCTCGCGGTCATCACGTTCCGTGACGTGACCAACGGACCAACCGGCTACACCGGGTTCGCGCCGATGTTCGGCGGCGACCGGGTTACCTTCTACTACTTCGTGCTGGTGCTTGTCTTCGTGTTGCTCATCGTACAGTACGCCCTGCTCGTCTCTCGGTTCGGGCTGATTGCCCGCGCGATTCGCGAGGCAGAGGACGCAGCCCAGATGCTCGGCAACGACACCTACCGCCACAAGCTCGTCGGCTTTTTCATCGGCTCTGCGCTCGCTGGTGTCGCCGGTGGACTGCAGGCGTACAACATCCTCATCATCTCGCCGCCGATGCTCGAACTCAACCAGATGATTCAGTTCATGGCAATGAGCATCATCGGCGGGCTCGGGACGTTCAGCGGCGCAATCCTCGGCGTCATCGCCGTTGTCGGCGTCGCAGAGCTACTCCGTGGCGTCATCGAACAGCGCCTGCTCATCTGGGGACTGCTGTTGATGTTGATCATCCTGTTTTTCCCCGACGGCATCGCTGGCAGCACGACGCAACGAGACATCCTCAAACAACAGTTCGATGGCTTCACTGACCTCTTCGGTGACACAAAGGAGCGCGATAAATGACTGCACTGCTCGAAATTGACGGCCTGAAAAAATCGTTCGGCGGCCTCGTCGCGGTAGACGGATTGGACTTCGAAATCGAACGCGGCGAAATCGTTGGTCTCATCGGCCCGAACGGCAGTGGGAAGACGACGACGTTCAACCTCACCACGGGATTCCTCTCGGCTGACGACGGGCGCATCGTGTTCGACGGCACCGACATCACGTCGAGTTCGACCCACGAAATCGCAACGCTCGGCCTTGGCCGGACGTTCCAGGAGACGAAACCGTTTGGCAAACTCACCGTGTTCGAGAACATGCTCGTTCCCCAATCGCCGCTCTCTGGCGAGGCAAAACTCCAACACGCACGCGAGTTGCTGGACGACTTAGAACTCACACGGGTTGCCGACAACCACGGCGAGGACCTGAGTGGCGGACAGAAGAAACTGCTCGAAATCGCCCGCGTGTTGATGCTCGACCCAGACCTCATCTTGCTTGACGAGCCAAGCGCCGGCGTGAATCCGGCGCTCATGGACGACATCTTAGACCACATCGCAAAACTCAACGAAAACGGCCGAACCATCCTCATCATCGAACACGACATGTCCATCGTCGCCGAACTCTGTGACCGCGTTATCGTCATGAACAACGGACAGAACATCGCAAGCGGCACGTTTGAAGAAGTGCAGCAGAACGACCTTGTGAGAGAAGCCTATCTCGGAGGGCAATAACAATGAGCGACGACTCTGCACTCATTCTCGACGGTGTCGATGCTGGCTACGGCGAGAATCAGGTGCTCCACGACCTGTCGATGGATGTCAAGGTCGGCCGGGTGAACTGCATCATCGGGCCGAACGGCAGCGGGAAATCGACCTCGCTCAAGGCGATGAACGGCCTCGTCCCCATCTGGGACGGAACCTTAGAAATTCTCGGCGAAGACATGACCGAGGCCACGCCTCGGGACATCGTCGAACGCGGTATCATCACCGTCCCACAGGGCGGGAACGTGTTCCCCGAGATGACCGTCAAAGAGAACCTGCGGATGGGTGCGTACCTCGAATCCGACAGCGACGTGCTTGCAGAGCGGTACGAACACGTCTACGAGACGTTCCCCGTCCTCCGCGAACGCGAGGGTCAGCTCGCCGGGTCGATGAGCGGTGGCCAGCAGGCGATGTTGGCACTCGGCCGCGCGCTGATGGCAGATCCGAAATTCCTCCTCCTCGACGAACCGAGCGCCGGACTCGCGCCGAACCTCATCGACGAGGTGTTCGACCACCTCGCGCGCCTCAAGGACGCGGGCATTGACATGATTATCGTCGAACAGAACGTCCGAAAGGTGCTCAATATCGCCGAGTACATCTACATTTTAGACCAAGGCTCGGTGTCCTTCGAGGGCCGGAAGGACGAACTCACCGACGAAGACGAACTGGTCGAGATGTACCTCGGGCGTCGGTCAACCTGACAATGCCCCCCTCAAGTTCGTGTGACGTACTGGTCATCGGCGGCGGCGCGGTCGGGACGAGCACGGCACGGGCAGCAGCCGAACGCGGCGGCGAGGTCATCCTTCTCGAAGCGGAGTCGATAGGTGGCGGAAGCACCGCGAAAGCCGCGGGGATGTTTCGCAGCCAGTTTTCAACCCTAGAGACGGCACACCTCGCCGCCCGAAGCGTGCTGGTTTTCGAAGCCGTGGAGCGAGAGACGGGCATTGGCCTCCACCAACCGGGCTACCTACTTCTCGGCGGCGACGCCTATCGGGAAAAACTCGAACAGGCAGCCGACAACGCAGCACAGTTCGGCACACCAGTCCGGCGTTACGAGGGCGACGAGTGTCGTGACCGCCTCCCGACGCTGTGTGACGACGCGGTTTCCTTTGGCACTGAAGTCTCGACCGACGGCTACGCAGACCCGTACCTGTTTGCGACCGCACAGGCGCAGGCTGCTCGTGCGGCAGGTGCAACGATTCACACGAACACCCCGGTAACGGAAATCTCGGTTTCGGACGGCAGCGTCGAGACTGTCACTGCGGGTGACCGCCGAATCCAGCCACAGACCGTCGTGAACGCGACGGGCGTCTGGGCACCACAGATTGGGTCGCTGGCTGGCGTCTCGATGCCCATCTCACCCATTCGGACGTTCGCGCTCACGTCGCCGGTCAGCCTCGACGACTCCCCGATGGTGCTCTCGCTCGACCACAACGTCTACTACCGCGACGAACCGGGTGGGGGAACGCTCATCGGCGGGCCACTTGCGGGACAGCCTGCAGACCCCGACTCGTACGACGGTAGCGTCAGTCTCGACACCCTCCTCGAACTCGGTGAACGCATCGAGCGCGTCGATTCGCGCTTTGCGGACATGGAAATCGAACGTTCGTGGGCTGGACTGAAGGCAGCCACGCCAGACGGATTGCCAATTATTGGCTCCCACGCAACGGTCGAAAACCTCATCACTGCGGCCGGATTCAACGGCCACGGTTTCATGCTTTCTCCCGGCGTTGGCGACGCCGTCTCTGCGCTCGCGCTCGGCGACGATCCGTTCGTTGACCTCTCTATCTTTTCTCCGTCGCGGTTTGCAGACCGCGACGCACAGAACCAGCACACCCGGATTAGGTTATCATAACTATGCCAGAAGACACACGCATCGGCGTCGACATCGGTGGCACGTTCACCGATTTCATCAGCATTGACGAACAGACCGGAACGGTTCGCGTCGTAAAGACGCCGTCCGTTCCCGAAACACCGGAGCGGTCGGTCGGAAATGCGCTTCGTGAAAGCGGGGTAAAAGAGGCGAGTCGGCTCTCACACGGCACCACCGTCGTCACGAACGCCATCCTCGAACGGGCAGGTGCGGAGACGGCACTCATCACCACCGCGCGGTTCGCGGACATTCTCGAACTGGACAGACAAGACCGCGACGACATCTACGACCTTTCGTACAAGCGAAAACAGCCGCTCGTCCCGCGCTACCGGTGCTTTGGCGTCGAAGAACGCATTGGCCCCGACGGCGAGGTCGTTACGGAACTCGATGAGTCCGCGGTCACGGAGATTGCGGCGGTTCTCTCTGCGGCAAACATCGAATCGGTCGCCGTCTCGTTTCTCCACTCGTACGTGAACGACGAACACGAACGGCGCGCAAAGGAACTGCTCGACGCCGAACTCGACATTCCCGTGACGACCTCGAGTGAGGTACTCCCCGAGTTCCGCGAGTACGAGCGGACGAATACGACGGTGTTGAACGCCTACGCCCGCCCGGTCGCAGAGACGTACCTCGACCGCTTGACGAGCGAAATCGACGCCCACAGTGCCGTCGATGAAATTGTCGTCATGCGTTCTGACGGTGGCGTTGTCCCCACCACCGAAGCCGCCACCTTGCCAGTGTATCTGGGGGTCTCCGGCCCCGCTGCGGGCGTGACTGCCGCCACCGCACTTGCCCAGCAAGCAGGCTTTTCGGACATCTTCACCTTCGACATGGGCGGGACGAGCGCGGACACCAGCCTCGTCAGAAACGGAACGCCCGAAATCACGAAGGAGGGAACCATCGGCGAACAGGCCGCCTCGATTCCGATGTACGACATTCGGACCATCGGCGCGGGCGGCGGGAGCATTGCGTGGGTGGACGACGGCGGCCTACTCAAGGTCGGGCCGCGCTCGGCGGGGGCAGACCCCGGCCCTGCGTGCTACGGCCACGGCGGGACGGAACCAACCGTCACCGACGCGAACGTCGTTCTCGGCCTGATTAATCCGGACGCCAACTTCGGCGGATCTATCGACCTCTCGAAAGAGGCGGCAGAAGACGCGCTCGCCCCGCTCGCAGCAAAACTCGACTGCAGCGTGCTTGAGGCGGCACAGGCCGTCTACGACATCGTGAACATGAACATGGTCGAGAGCGCGCGGGTGTTGAGCGTCCAGCAGGGCATCGACCCGCGGGAGTTTTCCTTTGTCTCATTCGGGGGTGCAGGCCCGCTCCACGCCGCGGCCGTTGCCCGCGAACTCGGCACAGAACGAGTCGTCGTTCCGCCCCGCCCGGGCATCCTTTCTGCGGTTGGGTTGGTGTACTCGGATGTGCGCCGAACCGCAAGCAAGACGAACATCAGCCGACTCGCAGACACGCCCGCGGCGACGCTCGAACAGCAGTTCACCGACCTCGAAGCAGCGGCACGAAGCGGGATTGGCGTCCCCGAATCGGCGACGGTGACCCGCCACACCGATCTGCGCTTTGCGGGGCAAGCCCACGAAATCAGCGTCGAGACGCCGGCCGAGTTGACGGCCGAAGACTTAGACGCGCTCGCAGACCGGTTCCGTGCCCGCCACGACGAACGCTATGGCTTCGTGATGGAGAGCGACATCGAGGTGGTGACCTGCCGCGTCGCGGTGACCGTCCCCGGCGAGAAGCCGACCATCCAGTGGGAGATAGACGACGTCGCAGACGCAGGCACCCGCGACGTGTACCTCGACGGTCACCACCACACGGCGACCGTCTTGGAGCGCCAGACCCTGCCCCCGGGCTACGAAACGACCGGCCCGGCAATCGTCGAGATGGAAGACAGCACGGCCGTTGTCCTCCCCGACCAGACCCTACGCATCGACGACCACTACAACATGATTCTGGAGGACACAGATGAGTAACATCGACCCGGCAACCTTAGAAATCGTCAGAAACTCGCTGCACAGCGCGGCCGAAGAAATGGGCGAAACGCTGCTTCGCACCGCCTATTCCTCTGTTATCCGCGAGGCAAGAGACTGTTCGACCGCGCTGTTCGGCCCCGACGGCGACCTCATCGCGCAGGCAGAACACATCCCGATGCACCTCGGGTCGATGCCGTACGCGCTTGCCCACAACTTCGAGGTCGCCGCGTCGCTCGGAGAAGACGAGATTCTGGTGTTCAACGACCCGTATCACGGCGGCCAGCACATCGTGGACATCATTGCCTTCCACCCGGTGTTCGTCGGCGGCGAGCGAATCGGGTTTGCCGGCAGTATCGCCCACCACATCGACATGGGTGGGCAGGGTGCGGCCAGTTTAGGAACGGGCGTTTCGACCACCTACGGCGAGGGCTTTCGCTTCCCGCCGCTCGTCCTCGATACGACGAGCCGCGAGTTCGACAACTTCGTCCGCACGCTCGCCTCGAACGTCCGGGCGAGCGAGTACGTCATCGGCGACTTCAACGCCCAACTCTCGGCGAATCGCCGCGGCGTCGAGCGCCTGTCGGGCATCGCCACGAAGTACGGCGTCGAGACGTACCGCGAGGTGCTCTCAGAACTCGATAGCTACGCAGAGCGGTTCATGCGAAGTCGCATCGCCGCACTCGACGACCGCACCGCGACGGGAAGCGAGACGGTCGAAATCGAAGCGCCCGGCGACGAACCCGTGGACACGACGGTTCGCGTCGAAGTCACCGTCGATGGCGACGAGTTAACCGTTGACTTCACCGGCACGGCCGACCAGTTCCCCGGCTACATCAACTCGCCCATCGCCTCGACGCACTCTGCGGCGTATTTTGCCGTACTGGCGTCGCTCGGGGGCGAAGACCTCCCAATCAGCGCCGGGGTTTATCGGCCAATCGCCATCGAGGCTCCCTCGGGGACGCTCGTCAACCCGACCGAACCGGCAGCGACGCGCGCCCGGATGAAGACGTGCTGTCGCATCTACGACGCCGTGCTCCGGGCGCTCTCTGACCTCTCACCAGAACGCGTCCCAGCAAGCGCGTTCAACAGCACGACGCCCATCGTGTTCGCCAAACAATTTGATGACCACACGGAGGTGTTCATGGACCTGCCCGGCGGCGGTTGGGGAGCGTACCCCGGCGGCGACGGCGCATCCGCGACGACGAACCCGCTCCAAAACGAGATGAACATCCCTATCGAAGCAATCGAACAAGACCACGAGTGGCTTCGCGTCGCAGACTACAGCCTCGTGCCCGACAGCGGCGGTGTCGGCGAGTATCGCGGCGGCCTCGGGGTTCGTCGCGCCTTCGAAATCGCCTCCGGCCCGGCGAGCAGTACGGGCTACGCCGGACGGCTCGAAAACGGCGCGTGGGGTGTGGGCGGCGGCGGTACTGGCATGCCGGGCGACACCTCGGTCACCCGAACCGACGGCACGGAATCGCCGCTCGGAACCGTGTGGGATACGCCGCTCGACACCGGCGACGTCGTCTCGGTGACGATGGGCGGCGGCGGTGGTTACGGCGAGTATGCGAACCGCTCCGTCGCGCGTGTCGCAGCGGACGTGGCGAGCGGCTTCGTCTCGTTCGAGCAGGCGGTTTCCGCCTACGACGTCGCGGAAGACGACCTCACCGACGCCCTCACAGACTTGCTCGGCGACGGGTTCGAGGCCTACGCCGCCTACCACGGCTGGCCGACTGTCTGAGCGGACGGTCTCACGCTCTGGTTTTCGAATTATTATGTTCCTGCAGCGCCATCGTTTCGCATGACAGCCTCGATTCCACCGCTCGCAGACGGCCTCTCGTTTGCAGACGACCACGTCCTCGTGACCGGCGCGGCCACCGGCCTTGGCCGCCACATTGCGCTCTCGTTTGCGGCGGCGGGTGCGACGGTCTCTGCGCTCGACATTGCAGAAACCCCACGAGACGAACAACAGTCGGTCGTTACAGAAATAGAAGAACTGGGCGGGAGTGCAGCTTTCTTGCAGGCAGATCTCACTGACGAAACGCAGGTACGAGAAAGCATCGCGGCTGCAATCGACCGCTTTGGCCCGCTCTCGGTGCTCGTGAACAACGCGGGCGTAAACCACCTCGGGAGTGTAGACGAGGTGTCGGTCGCAGACTGGGATACGGTTCTCGCGGTGAATCTTCGCGGGGCGTTTCTCACCGCCCGTTACGCCCTTCCGTCGCTGCTCGAAACCTCGGGGAGCATCGTCAACATCGCCTCCACCGCGGGCTTACACGGCTCGCCGGGCTACGCCGCCTACGGGCCGTCGAAAGCGGGCTTGGTGAATCTGACCCGCCAGCTCGCGGTCGATTTCTCGCCCGACGGCGTGCGCGTGAACGCCATCGCTCCCGGTATTATCGACGCGGGCATGGCCGCACAGGAACTCGATGACCCTGAAACGGTTGCCTACAAGCAGGAAAAAACGCTGTTACCGCGCTTTGGCACGCCAGAGGACGTGTCGAACGCGGTGGTGTTTCTCGCGAGCGACGCCGCCTCGTTCGTGACGGGCGAAACCCTCGTCGTGGACGGCGGCTGGTGCGCCTGAGTTACTCGTACAGCGAGTTGTCGATTTCCGTGTCCGAGAGTTCGAACGGCCAGACGACGTTGTTTTGCTGGTCGACAATCTGTGAGGCCAGTGCTGGCACCGTATCCTTGCCCCACAGTGCTTGGTGGAACGGACCGTCTTCGGTCCAGTCGAACATCCCTGCAGAGCCGGTGTGTGGGTCTAAGTCGATGACCGCCTGTTCCCACGTCTCGACCGAGAGGTTTGCTTTGCCACCGATTTCCGCCATCACTTTGTCGACGATTTTGAGGTTGTCGTACGAGAGCGACCCAGAGGACCCGGGTACGGCACCGCCGTACTCGGACTGCCACGCGTCGGCCAGTCCAATCTCTTTGGTGAGTTTCGGGATTGCGCCGATGTTCGTCATCCAGAGCACGCCGTTTGCGGCGTCTCCGGCGAGGTTGATGGTCTCCGGGTTCGACGGCACGAACGTGTGCATGAAGTGCGTCTGGTCGAAGCCAGTCTGTCTGAACTGCTTGATGAGGTTCGCCCCCGCCGATGGTGCGGTCTGGACGGCCCAGACGATGTCCGGGTCGTTCGAGCGAATCCGGGTCAGCAGCGACGTGAAGTTGGTCTCGTCGACTGCCACTTCGTCCTGGGAGACGACGTTCCAGCCACCCTCCTCTAAGTACGAGGCGGTCGCGTCCATCACGGACGTCCCGTAGGAGGTGGTCTCGCCAATCATGGCAATGCGCTTGTTGTCGAACGGGAAGTAGCCGTCACCGGCCTCCTGCATCCCGTCTAAGAACTGTTGCCAGCCAAGGCCGTACGCTTCGGATGGCGGACTCATCTTGAACACGTTGCGCATGTCCTGGCTTTCGATTTTCTCGTTGATGGCCGCGCTCACCGAGTTCGAAATCATCTGCGGGACGCCTTTCGCTGCGGTGACTTCGACCACCGCGAGGCTCACGTCACTGTGGAAGCCACCGGCAATCATGTCGACTCCCTCTTCGTCGATGAGGAACTCAACGGCACTGCGTCCTTTCGCGGGCTCTGATTCTGAGTCGCCGAAGTACAGTTCCAGCTGCGTGTCCGAATCGCTCGCGTTAATTTCCTTTGCCGCGAGTTGTGCGCCCTTTTTCAGCGCATCGCCGATGTTCGAAGCCGGCCCGGAGAACGGGCCGTACACGCCGACTTTGAGCGCGTCGCCGCTGGATCCACCACCGTTACCGCCACCGCTGGTGGTCGTCTCGTCGCCGCCAGCGCCGCTCGTTGTGGTCGTCCCGTCTGCACCCTCGTTATCGCCGAGACAGCCAGCAACCATCGACACGGTCGCCGCGCCCCCGATAGTCTTCAGGAAGCGACGCCGCTGTGATGAGTACTCATCCTTTGTCATGGTGATACATAACAAAGACAGGTGATAAAACAATTCCGATGACTAATTATCGGACAATGCTCAATAATTCGGAAATAATTAAAACGTAATTTAATTGTCTGTCACGGTCCCGCACCAATCCAGTGCCGTGAGCGCGAGCGCTTGGGCCGTTTCAACGAGCGAATCGAGTTCCACGAACTCGTCTGCGCCGTGGATATTCTCGCCCGTGGGGCCAAGCGTCACCGCCGGGATGTCGTAATAGAGGTTGTAGAAACGCTCGTCAAGCCCGGCGTCGCCGCCGATGAACGCCCCCGTGCGCCCGGTGACGCTCTCTGCGTTCTGCTTTGCGAACGTGACGATTTCTTCGTCCGTTGCGGTTTCGTGTGGGTCTGCGCTCCAGCCGTACCACTCGATTGTTGGCTTGTGTTCTGCCAGCCACTCGTCGTCTGCGGTGACGCTTTCAACTGCCGCTTCGACCTGTGCGCGAACCTCCTCGCGGGTCTCGCCCGGCGGCCAGCCGATGCGACACTCGATGGTGGCTTCGCCGGGCACCGTCGAGGGCCAGTCACCGGCTTCGATGACGCCGACGTTGAGGTTGGTGACGTTTCCGGCGGCGTTCGGGTCGCGGTTGGTGACGGGAGCGTAGTCGATTCTGGCTTTGCGCTCCTTGTCGAGGTCATCGAGCGCCGCGTAGAGTTTGCACATCTTGCCGATGGCGTTTACGCCTTGGTAGCCGCGGGCGGCGTGGGCCGACTTGCCCGACACGGTGACGCGGAAGTACATCACGCCCGCGCTGGCGATGCCGACGTTCGGAATCATCCACGGTTCCGGGACGATGGCTGCATCCGGCTGATAACCGCGCTCTAGCGCGGAGAGCAGACCGCCAACGCCGCCGTCTTCTTCCTCGATGGTCGTCTGGAGAATGAGGTCGCCCGCAAGCTCAACGCCGAGCTCAGAAAGCGCCTGATACGCGAAGATGAACGCGGCGACGCCGCCTTTCATGTCGGCTGTCCCGCGCCCGTACATCCGCCCGTCTTCGATTTCTGCCCCCCACGGCTCGTGGCTCCACGCGGAGGTTGGATTTGGCGACACCACGTCAACGTGGCCGCTGAACGCGAGTGACGGCCCGTCGCCTGCCCCCTCGACGACCGCGGCGACGTTCGGTCGGCCCTCGTATCCGTACTTCTCGAACGACGTCGTCTCGAAGTAGCCCGGATGCCCGCGCAGTTTTTCAGCGTCTGGCTCCCAGACGTCGGGCGTCAACCCAAGCGATTCGAACTTCTCGATGACGACCTGTTGGACGGGGCCTTCGTTCCCGGTGACCGACTCCTGTTGGACGAGGTCCGAAAGAAGAGAGAAAAGCTGGTCACTGTTTGCTTCGATGTACTCTAGTACTTGTGTTCTATCTGTTGTCATGACACACGGTCCTTGTGTTCCAATTTTCACAGAGTACCCTAACTGTATGCCTCCCTGTGGTATTGGCCGAAAATCTTGACACCCGCTTTCTGCAACAGTGGCTGACACCCATTGATATTTCACCACGCTCGCTGAATTTTCATGGGAATGCCTACCAAGGATGACGCAAATTGGGGGGAGAACCGAGCGGCGGCGATGTTCAGTTTCGACCTCGACGCAGAAGAACTCTGGCGGACGAAAATCGAAGCCGACCCTGCGTACGACAAGCCACCGATAAAGACCCGCGGGGAGTTCGGCCCGAACGTTGCCGTCCCGCGCATCCTCGAACTGTTCGAGCGATACGACCGCAAATGTACGTTCTTCGTCCCCGGGAAAGTCGTCGAATCGTACCCCGAGACCATCCAAGCGATTCACGAAGCGGGCCACGAGTTGGGCCACCACGGCTACACCCACACGAACCCAGCGAACATGACCACAGACGAGGAAGAGGAAGAACTCAAACGCGGCCTCGATGCGTTCGACGACGTCATCGGCGAGACGCCCGTGGGCTACCGAAGCCCCGCCGCAGACCTCAGTAACAACTCACTCTCGCTGCTCGCAGACAACGGGTTCACCTACGAAAGCAGCCTCATCGACACCGATATTCCCTACTTCCACAACCTTGAAGGCGAGCGTAACCTCATCGAAATCCCCTTCGAGTGGAGCCTCGATGACTGGCCGTTTTTCGGCTTCAACATGTATCCGCCGCTTCCGTATCAGAGCGGCATCTCACCCACGCAACCCGTCTTCGATACGTGGCGACGCGAGTTCGACGGCCTCTACAAACGCGGGCGCTGTTTCGTCCTGACGATGCACCCGCAAATCATCGGCCGCGCCGGGCGCATCGACATGCTCGAAGAACTCCTCCAGCACATGCTCGCCACGGGCGATACGTGGGTTACGACCGGCGAGGCCATCGCCGACCACTGGGACGAAACCCACTAACGAAACCGGAAAATTTGCGGGGAACCGTTGGTCAGAGAGTCACGGTGTCGTGATGCCAGCCGGGGTCGTGGCCAGTGTCGGCAATAACGTCAGCCCGACACGCCGGACAGTAGTCGGGGGTGGCCGCTTCGGTGCGGGGGACGTACACG encodes:
- a CDS encoding branched-chain amino acid ABC transporter permease — its product is MVDLLLVLQQIFNGILFGGQLALVAVGLTLIWGVTRILNFAHGAMFMMGGYAGFLTFELTGNALLALPGAVLVVFVLGMVTEFGVVRRLRDRDNAEFAAIIGTFGLAVVLENIIRGSPLGSTRRTLPTIVPGVWEVGPFFFVAEQVYLFVVALVALGLLFAIIKYTRLGMAMRAVAQDQNTAKLMGVRSDRIYAITFGISAALAGLAGALLAPIFNIYPSVGWQPFLLAFIVVIIGGLGSVRGTLIAALLIGVLRSVSLTFTSSQQTSMLLFLAMIVILIVKPTGIGGVIDG
- a CDS encoding branched-chain amino acid ABC transporter permease; amino-acid sequence: MSLAESLRLTVSRTQTRLKEDLVGPKGIIAAFGILLALAAPFVLREFQLSVTLQILIFILAVSSWNLLAGYFGMFSFTHAALYGVGAYATVISAAEFGIPPLVALAIGGLVAGLFSLPITIPALRLSGSYLAMVTLAFAEIIHLAVITFRDVTNGPTGYTGFAPMFGGDRVTFYYFVLVLVFVLLIVQYALLVSRFGLIARAIREAEDAAQMLGNDTYRHKLVGFFIGSALAGVAGGLQAYNILIISPPMLELNQMIQFMAMSIIGGLGTFSGAILGVIAVVGVAELLRGVIEQRLLIWGLLLMLIILFFPDGIAGSTTQRDILKQQFDGFTDLFGDTKERDK
- a CDS encoding ABC transporter ATP-binding protein, coding for MTALLEIDGLKKSFGGLVAVDGLDFEIERGEIVGLIGPNGSGKTTTFNLTTGFLSADDGRIVFDGTDITSSSTHEIATLGLGRTFQETKPFGKLTVFENMLVPQSPLSGEAKLQHARELLDDLELTRVADNHGEDLSGGQKKLLEIARVLMLDPDLILLDEPSAGVNPALMDDILDHIAKLNENGRTILIIEHDMSIVAELCDRVIVMNNGQNIASGTFEEVQQNDLVREAYLGGQ
- a CDS encoding ABC transporter ATP-binding protein, which encodes MSDDSALILDGVDAGYGENQVLHDLSMDVKVGRVNCIIGPNGSGKSTSLKAMNGLVPIWDGTLEILGEDMTEATPRDIVERGIITVPQGGNVFPEMTVKENLRMGAYLESDSDVLAERYEHVYETFPVLREREGQLAGSMSGGQQAMLALGRALMADPKFLLLDEPSAGLAPNLIDEVFDHLARLKDAGIDMIIVEQNVRKVLNIAEYIYILDQGSVSFEGRKDELTDEDELVEMYLGRRST
- a CDS encoding FAD-dependent oxidoreductase, which codes for MPPSSSCDVLVIGGGAVGTSTARAAAERGGEVILLEAESIGGGSTAKAAGMFRSQFSTLETAHLAARSVLVFEAVERETGIGLHQPGYLLLGGDAYREKLEQAADNAAQFGTPVRRYEGDECRDRLPTLCDDAVSFGTEVSTDGYADPYLFATAQAQAARAAGATIHTNTPVTEISVSDGSVETVTAGDRRIQPQTVVNATGVWAPQIGSLAGVSMPISPIRTFALTSPVSLDDSPMVLSLDHNVYYRDEPGGGTLIGGPLAGQPADPDSYDGSVSLDTLLELGERIERVDSRFADMEIERSWAGLKAATPDGLPIIGSHATVENLITAAGFNGHGFMLSPGVGDAVSALALGDDPFVDLSIFSPSRFADRDAQNQHTRIRLS
- a CDS encoding hydantoinase/oxoprolinase family protein — translated: MPEDTRIGVDIGGTFTDFISIDEQTGTVRVVKTPSVPETPERSVGNALRESGVKEASRLSHGTTVVTNAILERAGAETALITTARFADILELDRQDRDDIYDLSYKRKQPLVPRYRCFGVEERIGPDGEVVTELDESAVTEIAAVLSAANIESVAVSFLHSYVNDEHERRAKELLDAELDIPVTTSSEVLPEFREYERTNTTVLNAYARPVAETYLDRLTSEIDAHSAVDEIVVMRSDGGVVPTTEAATLPVYLGVSGPAAGVTAATALAQQAGFSDIFTFDMGGTSADTSLVRNGTPEITKEGTIGEQAASIPMYDIRTIGAGGGSIAWVDDGGLLKVGPRSAGADPGPACYGHGGTEPTVTDANVVLGLINPDANFGGSIDLSKEAAEDALAPLAAKLDCSVLEAAQAVYDIVNMNMVESARVLSVQQGIDPREFSFVSFGGAGPLHAAAVARELGTERVVVPPRPGILSAVGLVYSDVRRTASKTNISRLADTPAATLEQQFTDLEAAARSGIGVPESATVTRHTDLRFAGQAHEISVETPAELTAEDLDALADRFRARHDERYGFVMESDIEVVTCRVAVTVPGEKPTIQWEIDDVADAGTRDVYLDGHHHTATVLERQTLPPGYETTGPAIVEMEDSTAVVLPDQTLRIDDHYNMILEDTDE
- a CDS encoding hydantoinase B/oxoprolinase family protein is translated as MSNIDPATLEIVRNSLHSAAEEMGETLLRTAYSSVIREARDCSTALFGPDGDLIAQAEHIPMHLGSMPYALAHNFEVAASLGEDEILVFNDPYHGGQHIVDIIAFHPVFVGGERIGFAGSIAHHIDMGGQGAASLGTGVSTTYGEGFRFPPLVLDTTSREFDNFVRTLASNVRASEYVIGDFNAQLSANRRGVERLSGIATKYGVETYREVLSELDSYAERFMRSRIAALDDRTATGSETVEIEAPGDEPVDTTVRVEVTVDGDELTVDFTGTADQFPGYINSPIASTHSAAYFAVLASLGGEDLPISAGVYRPIAIEAPSGTLVNPTEPAATRARMKTCCRIYDAVLRALSDLSPERVPASAFNSTTPIVFAKQFDDHTEVFMDLPGGGWGAYPGGDGASATTNPLQNEMNIPIEAIEQDHEWLRVADYSLVPDSGGVGEYRGGLGVRRAFEIASGPASSTGYAGRLENGAWGVGGGGTGMPGDTSVTRTDGTESPLGTVWDTPLDTGDVVSVTMGGGGGYGEYANRSVARVAADVASGFVSFEQAVSAYDVAEDDLTDALTDLLGDGFEAYAAYHGWPTV
- a CDS encoding SDR family NAD(P)-dependent oxidoreductase: MTASIPPLADGLSFADDHVLVTGAATGLGRHIALSFAAAGATVSALDIAETPRDEQQSVVTEIEELGGSAAFLQADLTDETQVRESIAAAIDRFGPLSVLVNNAGVNHLGSVDEVSVADWDTVLAVNLRGAFLTARYALPSLLETSGSIVNIASTAGLHGSPGYAAYGPSKAGLVNLTRQLAVDFSPDGVRVNAIAPGIIDAGMAAQELDDPETVAYKQEKTLLPRFGTPEDVSNAVVFLASDAASFVTGETLVVDGGWCA